The sequence TTTGGTGATTTTGACGCCTACGTGGGAGAGGTAGCTATCGAAGGAATAGGAGTCTTCGGAGTTGTATTAACTGAGCCCCAAACTAATATTCAAGTAGGTTTTATCACTTTCCCTAGGCCAGTGTTATATGCTGGAGCTGTGGTAACGGTTCGTCCAATAAACACTCAAACCGCAGTGGAGGGCCCTCCCATATTACAAAGGGATTTATCTCAATGTGCCAGGCCTGTAGATTTTATACCACCTAAGGGTTAAAGATGAAAAAACTTCCTCATTTCGAGGAAGTTTTTTTACTACCCTTTAGGGCAAGGTTTGTGCGCCCCTTGTGGTCTGCATTGATTAAAGTTTCCGATTAGAGCTATCCTACCTAGATCTGGTTGTATAAATGGTGGCGCTACTTCTGCAGTGACAACTATATCACCAAATGGAGCAACCATTTCACCTGGACCAAATACAAAAGCACCTACCCAGACTCCTGGCTCTGTTACCACTGGGCCAGTCTGTAGCAATTGGACTGGAACTGCTTGACCCAAAGGGGAATTTCTAATCCATGCAACATAGGTCTGTCCTCCTAATACCTCAGGGTCAGGTAGCCCAATTGCTGATATCAGTACATTCCCTCCTGCCCCAGTCTGGGTTACCAGTGCCACACCCTTAGCCTCTGCGTCCGGTCCTATTGGCACATTAGCAGTTCTAAATAATATCATACAACATTCTACTATTCCCACTTGTCTTTGATTTTTCATTATATCACCTCCCAATTGGATTTATATAATAGGTTATGTGTCTGGTGGTTAGAATGGGTGTGTATTTGCACATTTTTCAAGAGCAATATATGGTTCATAACAAAAACAAGTCTTTATATAAGTTTATATTGTAATATATATAAGTAAATGTTATTATTTAATTGTCGAGATAGTTATTAATTTCACAACATTTGGGAGGGGATTTAATTGAAAAAAGAAGTAAGTATCAAAAAAATTCGTCAAGAAGCAGAGGATTTATATAGCAGAGGTCAATTTTTCTGCTCAGAAGCCATAGTTTACTCAATAAAGAATAATTTTGACCTTGACATGCCTGACGAGATGGTTGCCATGGCATCTGGTTTCCCTGTGGGGATTGGAAAATCCAAATGTGTTTGCGGTGCAGTATCTGGAGGCATTATGACCCTAGGGTATTTCCTAGGTAGAACTGAACCGGGGGACTCTAAAGTGGTAAAAACATTAGAGCTAGCCAACGAACTGCAAGAAAGTTTTAAGAACAACCACAAAGTTTTATGCTGCAAGATATTAACCCATGGCATGGACATGGGGTCTGGCGAACACAAAGAACAATGCGTAGCTTTCACAGGTGAGATAGCAGAAAAAACTGCTGAAATAGTAGTTAGAGAACTAAATCTTGTTAATATAGATGGTTAGGTGGTGGGGAATGTGGTTGGCATCATAAAAAAGGTCCCATATCCTATGTGTGGTTTAATGTTGGCCTTAGCTTCTACTGGCAATTTAGTAATGTCTTATGGCGATGTTTATAGATACGTTTTTGGAGTACTCTCTAGTATACTGTTACTTTTACTTGTATTTAAAGCATTACTATTTCCTAAAACAATAGCCGAAGGCTTTTCGAATCCTGTTATAGCCAGTGTAATGCCTACTTTTTCCATGGGAGTCATGATAATTTCCACTTACCTTAAGGCATACTTCCCTATTTTTTCCTATATTCTTTGGTTGAGCGCAATAGTTTTACACATCATCCTAATTGGTGTTTTTTCCACAAAATATTTATTTAATTTTAATATGAAAGGTCTTTTCCCAAGCTACTTCGTTGTTTATGTGGGAATTGTAGTAGCTAGCGTAACTGCACCAGTTTACGGTAAGCTTTTTATAGGGCAAAGCTTATTCTGGTTTGGATTAGCTTCCTATCTTATATTATTACCTTTTGTACTTTATAGGGTGTTTATTGTCAAAGGTATTCCAGAACCAGCTTTGCCAACTATAACTATTTTAGCGGCCCCTGCGGGTTTGCTATTGGCAGGGTACCTCAACTCTTTTTCTATTAAAAACGTATACATAGTAAATTCTTTACTATGTATATCCATTATAATGTTGGTGTTAGTTGCAGTTAAACTTCCAAGGTTACTTAAACTTCCTTTTTATCCCAGCTTTTCTGCTTTTACATTTCCATTTGTTATAACAAGTATTGCCCTAAAGGGTACCAATGCTTATTTTATAAATACAGGTAAGGGCATAGCCTTATTAGGACATCTAGTGAGATTTATGGAAGTATGGTCAGTGATAATTGTAGTGTATGTACTTATTAGGTATACATTTTTCTTCATATTGCCATTTAAGAGTAACCCTCCCCTTGGTTCAAACAAGGGCGCTTAAACTTTATTACTATATCAAAAGCCAGCTAAAGTTTAGCTGGCTTTTGGTTTTTCCTTACTCCCTAGGGATGTAACAGATTCTATATTTAGTTGGATTTCCTCTTGTTCCTCTTTTATATATTGATTATCCAGCTTTTTAAAAAATGGGAAGTATATTGCCAAGGAAATAAAGATTATTACAATTTGTAAAGCTGCTATTTTCCAACTTCCCTGCAAAAACCCTGAGAGGATTGTAGGAGTTGGCAAAGGTACTTGAACGCCTATAAGCCTAGGAACGATCCCTAATGTAGTAGCAAAGTAAGCTAGTGTTCCACTAACCAGGGGCGTGATTACAAATGGCAATGCTAAAATGGGATTCATTACTATGGGTGTACCATAAAGCAGTGGTTCATTTATATTAAACATATTGGTAGGTAGAGTCATTTTTCCTAATTTAGAGAGTTTCTTACTTTTAGCTTTAAAAGCCATCCATAACCCCAGACCTATGGTGGTACCTGCTCCCCCTATTAGTACATAGTTAACCATAAACTTGGTGCCAATAATATTAGGTAACGGTTGACCTGCAGTATATGCCGCTAGGTTTTGGAAATCCAATGACATCCAAACAGGGTTTATAAGTGATAAAGTAACCATAGTTCCATGAATACCTAAAAGCCATAATCCTGCCATAACAAGGATACCTAGAAGTAATGCAGGGTAGCTGCCACCTAAATGTTCTAGGGGAGTTTGGATAAAAGTAAATACAACATGGTGGATACTACCTACAGTGCTATTTAAAACTGTACTAATAGCCAGAAAAAATGTAGTTATCAGAAATCCTGGTATTAAACCTGCAAATGATAGAGATATGGTAGGTGGTACACCTTCTGGCATTTTTATAACTAATCCTTTATCTATGAAAAACATGTACATTTTTGATGTTACTAGTCCTATAATAATTGCTACAAATAAACCCTTTGCTCCAAGCCATTCAAAGGACATCATCCTAGTCATATCTCCCCCCCTACTAAGTCCTTCCCCTAAGGGAGTAATCATTAGGAAGCTTACCAAGGATAAAAGACCTGGAATAGCTCCATTTTCACCATGAACTTCAGCAAATCTATAACCTATAAAAAAAACAGCGATAAGGGCTATTATCTCTGTACTCATTATGGCAGGTAGTCTCATAACGTCCTTTAGGCCAGTGGTAGTGATGAAATTCTCGTAAGCCTCCCACTGTATGTTCACCAAAAGTGAAAAAATAGATCCAACCATCATTACGGGTATCAAAGTCCCAAATGCGTTGGATATAGCCATTAACCCCTTATTTTGAGAAAGCTTACTTATATAGGGCTCTATAAATTTCTGGTATTTTTCTGGCATTAGAATGCATCTCCTTCAAATTTCTTTATTTCAGTATTACCCTTCCGTCTATAGTTGCAATTTACGTGCCAAAACACTAAATCAAGTTTCAAAAAATAGTATGATGATACCAGGTTTTTAGTACTTGGCACAAGTTTTGCATAATATTTAAGATTAAAACACTTTTAAACAGTATAAATAAAAATAAAAATAAATGAGGAGAATGTATATTATGAATAATTATAAGCTTATATGTATTGATCTAGATGGCACCCTATTACCAAGTAATCATTTAGTTTCTGAACGCACCAAAAAAACCTTAAAAAAGGCTGAGGAGTTAGGTATACATATTGCCATAAGTACCGGTCGATCTTTGACTGACGCAGAACATTTTGCCCAGCTTTTGGGAGTGAAAGCTACAGTAATCTCTGCTAATGGTGCTTATGTGCGAGAAAAAGATAGTAATGAAGTTGTTTATAAAAACATCCTCGGTGAAGAAGCCATATGGACAATCTATGACATATGCAATAAATATGAAGTTACACCCTGCTACCACACTCCAGATAAAATAATACATGGCCCTGACTATGGCAGATTTTTATTACAGATAGAAGAAAAATCCCGTGAACTGGGCAAAAAAGTAATTATAACTAAGCCTTACCCTGTAGAAAACCTCGAGCAATGGAAGCAATTTGTTGAGCAAGAAAAGGATAATATTCTTAAGTGCGAGTTATTCCATGAAGATACTGATAGAATTAATAATATCAAATTTGATTTAAGGCAACTTGATCAATTAGAAGTAGTAGATTCCATCAGAGAAGAACACATGGAAGCGAATAGCAAAGGAACATCTAAAGGCAGAGCAATTGAAGTTTTAGCAGGTCTACTTAATATTAAGAGAGAAGAAATTATAGCTATAGGTGATGGTGACAATGATATAACCATGATAGAGTTTGCTGGCCTTGGAATAGCCATGGGAAATGCTAAGGAAGTCCTTAAAGCAAAAGCTAGTTATATTACTGGTTCAAACGACGAAGATGGTGTTGCAGCAGCTATCGAAAAGTTTGTATTAAAAAAAGATAAAGCCATTATTTAGGCTTTATCTTTTTTTGTCGCATTATTTAGTGATAAAAACAAGGCAATGAACGAATCATTGCCTTGTTAGGTTTTAAACTTAATTATGCTCCAAGTGTTGTGTTATCTGCAGCAATTTCAGCAGCGTTTGCTTTTTCTTCTTTAACTAGCTGCTTTTCATATACTTTGAAGAAAGGATAGTAAATTGCTGTGGAAACTACAATACACACAATACATAGAATCAACCCACTAATCTGCCAGTTAGCACCCCACATAGCGCCTATAGGAGCTGGTGTTGTCCATGGTGGCAGAGCAACGCCCCTACCAGCCATACCTGTATAAAGTGCAAAATATGCGATTGAGGCAGTTACCATTGGAGCGAGGATGAATGGAATACCTAAAATTGGGTTCATAACGATAGGTGATGCAAATATTACTGGTTCGTTAATATTGAATATGGCAGGGAATGCTGCAACTTTACCGATAGCATTTAAATTAGCTGACTTACTGGTTAAGTAAAGTACTACTAGGCCTAGGGTAGCACCGGACCCGCCTATTGTGATAAAGAAAGCCCAGAAAGGATTTGTAAAGATACTTGGAAGAGCTTCTCCTGCTGCAAGTGCAGCTTGGTTAGCTGAAATGTTGATTGCATAGAATGGCCCTAAGATACCCCCTACTATACTTGCACCGTGGATACCTGCAAACCATAGTAAATGTGCTAGGAATACTGCAAACAGAATACCTGGTAATGTATCAACTGCACCAACAAGTGGCTTGAATATTTCCATTATAGCGGCTGGAACTGTGTAACCAGTATAGTGTTGAACAGCAATACTAATTGGGTAAAGTATAGCTACCATTAAGAAAACTGGGATAAGTGCGTCGAATGAAGCAGAGATTGCTGGAGGAACGCCATCAGGCATTTTTATTCTTATGTTTCTTACCATGAGGAATCTCATTAGTTCAACTGCGAAGAATGAAGCAATAACTGCTGTAAAAACACCTTTTCCATCCATATATGCAGTTGGAAGTCCACCATCTACAGCTTGTGCTCCAATTAGCAGATAACCTGATAGTGCCATAAGAGCACCTGAAAGTGGATTCAAGTTATAGCTTTTAGCTAAACTATATCCGATACCTGCAGATATAAAGATTGACATAATAGCCATTGTCATACTGTTAGGAACTAGTAAAATATCAAAATAATTACTTGAGAAATTCACCCAAGCCTTACCGATGAAGTTCGTTGTGTCAGCAGGGAATGGTGGGAAAGCAAGAATAAGCATAATACTACCAATAATCATAAAAGGCATTGCACCAATGAAACCATCTTTCATAGCACTGATGTGTCTTTGGTTACCAACTTTAGCAACCACTGGCATGAATTTCTCTTCTAACCACTTTAAGAAACCTTGCATTTAAATTCCTCCTCTTTTTTTATAATTTAGAGTACTTTAAGTGTTTCCTCTAAAATTTTCTCACCTTTCATCAATCCATAGTCCATTGAATTGATTACTAGAACTGTGATACCATATTGATCTGCGATCTTTTGGAACTCATCTTTTTTGAATTTGACCTGCGGACCTAAAAGAACTATGTCGTAATCCTTCACATTATCCGCAAATGCATCAACTGGTACTGCTACAATCTTTACTTCTATTCCCTTTGCTACAGCAGCCTTTTCCATTTTTGTAACTAGGAGACTTGTTGACATACCAGCAGCGCAAGCTAAAAGTATTTTTTTCATGTAATCCCCCCTCTCTCTCTCTAAATAATGCAATTTTTATGCCAAAACAGAAGATTGCTTATTTATCTACTTTTAACTCATGTTTAATTATTATACCAATTCTGCATTTGGTTCATATAATACACTAAAAAACAGAGTAAGCTATTATTTTTTCCCTTTATTGGCTAATTCCCTAAATTAGATACACTTCGAAACACAAATTTTGATTAATATAACAATGATGTTTAATTTTTTGATGTTTCATTTTTTGAAATTTGCCAGATAATACACTATCAATACAAAACACCGCTGACTAATCTAAGTCAGCGGTGTTTTGTGTATTGTTAAGTACTTTAAGATTTTTATTTTCTGAAGAATCTTTCTTGAGTATCAAAATAAAAATTAGGGACACAAGACAAACTAGCGAGGCAATCTTATATACTGTAAATATACTTATACTCTCTAGGAGTATTCCTCCACCTATATTTCCTATTAAAGCCCCCAAACCACACATGGCAGCAAAAAAAGTCATTGCAGAGGTTTTCACTTCATTGCTTGTTATGTTGTTTATATATTGAAGGGCAGCTATCAAGTAGAAGGCAAATGTTATACTTTGCATAAATTGAACCAGAATTACAAGCTGGTACGAGCCTAGCAATGAGTTTAAAAACATCCTTACAGCAAATAACCCTACTCCTAAGATAAATAAGTTCAGTTCGCCGTATTTATTTAATAGTTTATGACCAAAAAACAGTGTTGGCAATTCACTAATAGCTACCGTAAACCACAGTATCCCCAGATTAGATACATCTCCACCTGTCTTTTCTATTAGAATATAGATATACGTTCCGTTCATTCCCATGGCTATATTTACTATAACTATGGATAGCATAAAGATGGAGAATTTTTTATCCTTCACTAGTTCTAAAAAGTCATTCAAGCTTGCCCTTCTTACTTCAGCTGTAGGCTTAAAGTCTATTGTATATACTAGGTATGCTCCTAAAATCATTAGTATAGAGTATACGTAATAGGAGCTGTTTATCCCGTAAATTTTTATGAGGTAGCCTACAAATAAAGCTCCCATGGCATATCCGAATGAACCCATTAGTCTTATTCTTCCATACTGTATTTCCCTGTGCTGGTTAATTATTTCATAAGTGTATGCATCACTGATTGGGAATATAGAACTTTGAAACCATATTGTTATTATAATACTGAGCATAATGTAAACAAAACTCTGGGCAAAAATAAAGTTAAAAATAACTATTGAGCATGCTAGTACTATTATAATTAAAGTAAGCCTTTTGTTGAAAAACTTATCTGTTAAAAATCCCCAAATGGGTTGTGAAAGAACCGCCACAATAGAATTCACTGCAAAGGCCACACCGATTTGTGTATAGCTCAAGCCCCTTTGCTGAAGGTATGGTGTCAAATATGGTATAAATGATGCAATTGCTGCATACAAGGCAATATAAATAAAGCTAAGCTTTATCGGTAGTTTATTATCTCTCATGTTACTTATTCACGCTTCTTCCTTTATTATTCTACCATAACATTACTATTTTTTAAGATTATGCAACAGTTTATTTGATAACACACCCTCTTTTACCTCATATTAATACCTTTGACATGCAATACTCACAAAAACAAGGTGGTTTTTACCACCTTGTTTTTCTTATGCTATTACTGATTTTAGATATTCTTCTACTTCCTCAGCTGTGGCTAAAGACATAGCTTTTTCAACTATCTCTTGAGCTTTCTCTTTGGTAAGGGTTGAGATTAGCTCCCTTGCTGGAAGTATAGATGTTGCACTCATGGAAAACTCATCTAAGCCTAGTCCTAGTAATAGTGGAATAAGGGGAAGTTCTCCTGCTGCTTCTCCACACATACCTGTCCAGATGCCTTCTTTATGTCCATTTTCTATAACCATTTTTATCATCCTTAAAACTCCTGGATGATATGGTGTATATAGATGGGCTATGTTTTGGTTCATTCTATCAACTGCTGTTGAATACTGAATCAAGTCGTTTGTCCCTATGCTGAAGAAGTCTACTTCTTTAGCAAGGATGTCACTTGTAAGGGCTGCTGTGGGAATCTCTATCATTATACCAACTTCGAAGTCTTTGCTATATGCTATGCCCTCTGCCTCAAGATTTTT comes from Alkalicella caledoniensis and encodes:
- a CDS encoding PTS sugar transporter subunit IIB; the protein is MKKILLACAAGMSTSLLVTKMEKAAVAKGIEVKIVAVPVDAFADNVKDYDIVLLGPQVKFKKDEFQKIADQYGITVLVINSMDYGLMKGEKILEETLKVL
- a CDS encoding MFS transporter, giving the protein MRDNKLPIKLSFIYIALYAAIASFIPYLTPYLQQRGLSYTQIGVAFAVNSIVAVLSQPIWGFLTDKFFNKRLTLIIIVLACSIVIFNFIFAQSFVYIMLSIIITIWFQSSIFPISDAYTYEIINQHREIQYGRIRLMGSFGYAMGALFVGYLIKIYGINSSYYVYSILMILGAYLVYTIDFKPTAEVRRASLNDFLELVKDKKFSIFMLSIVIVNIAMGMNGTYIYILIEKTGGDVSNLGILWFTVAISELPTLFFGHKLLNKYGELNLFILGVGLFAVRMFLNSLLGSYQLVILVQFMQSITFAFYLIAALQYINNITSNEVKTSAMTFFAAMCGLGALIGNIGGGILLESISIFTVYKIASLVCLVSLIFILILKKDSSENKNLKVLNNTQNTADLD
- a CDS encoding C-GCAxxG-C-C family protein codes for the protein MKKEVSIKKIRQEAEDLYSRGQFFCSEAIVYSIKNNFDLDMPDEMVAMASGFPVGIGKSKCVCGAVSGGIMTLGYFLGRTEPGDSKVVKTLELANELQESFKNNHKVLCCKILTHGMDMGSGEHKEQCVAFTGEIAEKTAEIVVRELNLVNIDG
- a CDS encoding TDT family transporter, coding for MCGLMLALASTGNLVMSYGDVYRYVFGVLSSILLLLLVFKALLFPKTIAEGFSNPVIASVMPTFSMGVMIISTYLKAYFPIFSYILWLSAIVLHIILIGVFSTKYLFNFNMKGLFPSYFVVYVGIVVASVTAPVYGKLFIGQSLFWFGLASYLILLPFVLYRVFIVKGIPEPALPTITILAAPAGLLLAGYLNSFSIKNVYIVNSLLCISIIMLVLVAVKLPRLLKLPFYPSFSAFTFPFVITSIALKGTNAYFINTGKGIALLGHLVRFMEVWSVIIVVYVLIRYTFFFILPFKSNPPLGSNKGA
- a CDS encoding Cof-type HAD-IIB family hydrolase; this translates as MNNYKLICIDLDGTLLPSNHLVSERTKKTLKKAEELGIHIAISTGRSLTDAEHFAQLLGVKATVISANGAYVREKDSNEVVYKNILGEEAIWTIYDICNKYEVTPCYHTPDKIIHGPDYGRFLLQIEEKSRELGKKVIITKPYPVENLEQWKQFVEQEKDNILKCELFHEDTDRINNIKFDLRQLDQLEVVDSIREEHMEANSKGTSKGRAIEVLAGLLNIKREEIIAIGDGDNDITMIEFAGLGIAMGNAKEVLKAKASYITGSNDEDGVAAAIEKFVLKKDKAII
- a CDS encoding PTS sugar transporter subunit IIC, giving the protein MPEKYQKFIEPYISKLSQNKGLMAISNAFGTLIPVMMVGSIFSLLVNIQWEAYENFITTTGLKDVMRLPAIMSTEIIALIAVFFIGYRFAEVHGENGAIPGLLSLVSFLMITPLGEGLSRGGDMTRMMSFEWLGAKGLFVAIIIGLVTSKMYMFFIDKGLVIKMPEGVPPTISLSFAGLIPGFLITTFFLAISTVLNSTVGSIHHVVFTFIQTPLEHLGGSYPALLLGILVMAGLWLLGIHGTMVTLSLINPVWMSLDFQNLAAYTAGQPLPNIIGTKFMVNYVLIGGAGTTIGLGLWMAFKAKSKKLSKLGKMTLPTNMFNINEPLLYGTPIVMNPILALPFVITPLVSGTLAYFATTLGIVPRLIGVQVPLPTPTILSGFLQGSWKIAALQIVIIFISLAIYFPFFKKLDNQYIKEEQEEIQLNIESVTSLGSKEKPKAS
- a CDS encoding PTS sugar transporter subunit IIC is translated as MQGFLKWLEEKFMPVVAKVGNQRHISAMKDGFIGAMPFMIIGSIMLILAFPPFPADTTNFIGKAWVNFSSNYFDILLVPNSMTMAIMSIFISAGIGYSLAKSYNLNPLSGALMALSGYLLIGAQAVDGGLPTAYMDGKGVFTAVIASFFAVELMRFLMVRNIRIKMPDGVPPAISASFDALIPVFLMVAILYPISIAVQHYTGYTVPAAIMEIFKPLVGAVDTLPGILFAVFLAHLLWFAGIHGASIVGGILGPFYAINISANQAALAAGEALPSIFTNPFWAFFITIGGSGATLGLVVLYLTSKSANLNAIGKVAAFPAIFNINEPVIFASPIVMNPILGIPFILAPMVTASIAYFALYTGMAGRGVALPPWTTPAPIGAMWGANWQISGLILCIVCIVVSTAIYYPFFKVYEKQLVKEEKANAAEIAADNTTLGA